The Salvelinus namaycush isolate Seneca chromosome 28, SaNama_1.0, whole genome shotgun sequence genome contains a region encoding:
- the acyp1 gene encoding acylphosphatase-1 codes for MSTEEMISVDYEIFGRVQGVFFRKYTQAEGKKLGLVGWVRNTEAGTVQGQLQGPSNKVRQMQDWLKSTGSPKSQIIKAEFKNEKNVKSLDHSTFKIVRP; via the exons ATGTCTACTGAAGAGATGATTTCAGTAGATTATGAAATATTTGGGAGAGTTCAAGGTGTATTTTTTCGAAAATACACTCAG GCAGAGGGGAAAAAGCTAGGTTTGGTCGGCTGGGTGCGGAACACAGAGGCAGGAACTGTGCAGGGGCAGCTTCAAGGTCCAAGCAACAAGGTGAGACAGATGCAGGATTGGCTGAAGTCCACTGGGAGCCCCAAGTCACAAATCATCAAAGCAGAGTTCAAGAATGAGAAGAACGTTAAGAGTTTGGATCACTCAACGTTCAAAATAGTTCGCCCTtga